A genomic window from Ruminiclostridium cellulolyticum H10 includes:
- a CDS encoding oxaloacetate decarboxylase subunit alpha: MPGVRITETVLRDAHQSLIATRMKTEEMLPIVEKLDNIGYHSLEAWGGATFDSCMRFLNEDPWMRLRKIKDVAKKTPLQMLLRGQNLLGYKHYADDIVEYFVQKAVANGMDIMRIFDALNDARNIETAIKACKKEGGHAQGCICYTISPVHNLELFVKDAKQLESMGADSICIKDMAGLLVPYQAYELVKALKESVKIPIQLHTHYTSGVASMTYLKAIEAGIDIVDCAISPMSMGTSQPPTEPLVATLKGTDFDTGLDLEKLSEIADYFRPLKEKYIESGLLDVKVMGVDVNTLIYQVPGGMLSNLVSQLKQSNALDKYEEVLKEVPRVRADFGYPPLVTPSSQIVGTQAVLNVLTGERYKMVPKESKGVVKGEYGKTPAPISDEIKAKILGDEKPITCRPADLIEPELEKIREAVKDYIEQDEDVLSYAMLPQVAEKFFKQRIEDRNKATAPASDEIKPEVVAAISAVVNEMGERDGTQYRIGNISKLNQNQNRWSLYGMLDRFRTKI; this comes from the coding sequence ATGCCAGGCGTAAGAATTACGGAAACAGTTTTAAGAGATGCTCACCAGTCCCTTATAGCAACCAGAATGAAGACCGAAGAAATGCTTCCAATTGTTGAGAAGCTTGACAATATTGGTTACCATTCACTGGAAGCTTGGGGCGGAGCTACTTTTGACTCATGTATGAGATTTTTGAATGAAGATCCATGGATGAGACTTAGAAAAATAAAAGATGTTGCAAAGAAAACACCTCTGCAAATGCTTCTTAGGGGCCAGAACCTTTTAGGATACAAACACTATGCCGATGATATAGTTGAGTACTTTGTTCAGAAGGCTGTTGCAAACGGCATGGACATTATGAGAATATTCGATGCACTAAATGATGCCAGGAATATCGAGACGGCAATTAAGGCATGTAAAAAGGAAGGCGGCCATGCTCAGGGCTGTATTTGCTATACTATAAGTCCTGTTCACAATCTTGAGCTTTTTGTAAAAGATGCAAAGCAGTTGGAGAGCATGGGAGCAGATTCTATCTGTATAAAAGACATGGCCGGACTTCTGGTGCCGTATCAGGCTTATGAACTGGTAAAGGCTTTGAAAGAAAGTGTAAAGATACCGATACAATTGCACACTCACTATACTAGCGGTGTAGCATCTATGACGTATTTGAAGGCTATAGAAGCAGGTATAGATATTGTTGACTGTGCAATTTCACCTATGTCAATGGGAACGTCACAGCCGCCTACAGAGCCTTTGGTGGCAACTTTAAAGGGAACTGATTTCGATACTGGACTGGATTTGGAAAAACTCAGTGAAATTGCAGACTATTTCAGACCCCTTAAAGAAAAATATATTGAGAGCGGACTATTAGACGTTAAGGTAATGGGTGTTGACGTTAACACTCTTATTTATCAGGTACCTGGTGGAATGCTTTCAAATCTTGTTTCACAATTGAAGCAGTCAAATGCTTTGGATAAATATGAAGAGGTTCTCAAGGAAGTTCCCAGAGTAAGAGCCGATTTCGGCTATCCTCCGCTTGTAACACCATCAAGTCAGATAGTTGGTACCCAAGCGGTACTTAATGTATTGACTGGTGAGAGATACAAGATGGTACCAAAGGAATCAAAAGGCGTTGTAAAGGGGGAATACGGTAAAACCCCTGCACCTATTAGTGATGAAATAAAAGCTAAGATTCTGGGCGATGAAAAGCCTATAACATGCAGACCTGCTGACCTTATTGAACCTGAGCTTGAAAAGATTAGAGAAGCTGTTAAGGATTATATAGAGCAGGATGAAGATGTACTTTCATACGCAATGCTTCCTCAGGTTGCCGAGAAGTTCTTTAAACAGCGTATTGAGGATAGAAATAAGGCTACTGCACCCGCATCAGACGAAATAAAACCCGAAGTTGTAGCGGCAATATCAGCCGTAGTAAACGAAATGGGCGAAAGAGACGGCACACAGTACAGAATCGGAAATATCTCTAAGTTGAACCAGAATCAGAACAGATGGAGTCTGTATGGTATGCTTGATAGATTCAGAACAAAAATTTAA
- the cmk gene encoding (d)CMP kinase, which translates to MPKSIAIDGPAGAGKSTIAKKVSAELGFIYLDTGAMYRAVALKAIETGINTKSREDLINIIDNINITITHDDNVQKIFLDGRDVSEHIRTAQVSAGAADVAAIKEVRLKMVELQRRIAGEKDVVMDGRDIGSYVLPQANLKVFLTANIDERAKRRYEELVLKGQEVYLEEVREDMMNRDHNDMSRAFAPLKKVPDAVEIDSTSMTIEEVAERILYFYNNYANI; encoded by the coding sequence ATGCCAAAAAGCATAGCAATAGATGGACCGGCAGGTGCCGGAAAAAGTACAATCGCCAAAAAAGTTTCAGCAGAGCTTGGATTTATATACCTAGATACAGGTGCAATGTATAGGGCAGTAGCATTAAAAGCAATAGAAACTGGTATTAACACAAAATCAAGGGAAGATTTAATTAATATAATTGATAATATTAATATAACTATAACACACGACGATAATGTCCAGAAGATTTTTTTAGACGGTCGTGATGTTTCAGAGCATATAAGGACAGCTCAAGTATCCGCAGGTGCTGCGGATGTAGCGGCTATTAAAGAAGTAAGGCTAAAAATGGTTGAACTTCAGAGAAGGATTGCAGGCGAGAAGGATGTTGTTATGGATGGCAGAGATATAGGTTCATATGTACTGCCGCAAGCAAATTTAAAAGTGTTCTTGACAGCTAATATTGATGAAAGAGCAAAGCGGAGGTATGAGGAATTGGTTTTAAAAGGCCAGGAGGTTTATCTTGAGGAAGTAAGAGAAGATATGATGAATAGAGATCATAACGACATGTCAAGAGCTTTTGCTCCTCTCAAAAAAGTACCGGACGCTGTTGAAATAGATTCTACTTCTATGACAATTGAGGAAGTAGCCGAGAGGATTCTGTATTTCTATAATAATTATGCAAACATCTAA
- a CDS encoding HutP family protein → MANEGFGSKEIASAAIRISLTNDRTTEKKLQAEFQQIGISTAAVDYGGEFISSVMKIVERAVVSSKREGVISESHAEQGAVAGATREAISQIMPKAIGLNVGGKIGIARYRDHVSVAVFFGIGLLNLNEVSIGLGHRVV, encoded by the coding sequence ATGGCTAATGAAGGATTTGGAAGCAAGGAAATAGCAAGTGCTGCAATAAGGATTTCACTAACTAATGACAGGACAACAGAAAAGAAGCTTCAGGCCGAGTTTCAACAAATAGGAATAAGTACTGCGGCTGTTGACTACGGCGGAGAGTTTATTTCATCAGTTATGAAAATTGTGGAGAGGGCAGTTGTATCGTCAAAACGTGAGGGAGTAATCAGTGAAAGCCATGCAGAACAGGGTGCCGTAGCAGGTGCAACCCGAGAGGCCATATCTCAGATAATGCCAAAGGCTATTGGTCTGAATGTAGGTGGTAAAATCGGAATAGCACGATACAGGGATCATGTGAGTGTTGCCGTGTTTTTCGGAATAGGTCTCTTGAATTTGAATGAGGTTTCAATAGGACTTGGACATAGAGTTGTATAA
- the sigI gene encoding RNA polymerase sigma-I factor, translating into MTILNLFGNSRKKPQPIEEAVVRIKNGDTHLKEGLINDYKPFILKVISSVTGKFVDTKNSDELSIGLMAFNEAIESFNTEKNAGFLSFAEMVIKRRIVDHMRKDYKNRKVYPFTYFQDSDHKDKNTIENKYMVVDANTYFDNVELKEEIDLFKTRLKGFGISLSDLVGNVPKHTDSKKLAISIARVLSENKTLSELLTKKKTIPMSGLLKIVKVNRKTIERNRKFIIAVFLIINSKLEVLQEYVCNIEKGGK; encoded by the coding sequence TTGACCATTCTAAATCTATTTGGTAACTCCCGGAAAAAGCCACAGCCTATTGAAGAAGCTGTGGTTAGAATCAAGAACGGGGATACTCATTTAAAAGAAGGTTTAATTAATGATTATAAGCCATTTATCTTAAAAGTAATATCCTCAGTCACAGGTAAATTCGTTGACACCAAAAACAGCGATGAGCTAAGTATTGGTCTTATGGCTTTCAATGAGGCTATTGAATCTTTTAATACTGAAAAAAACGCGGGATTTTTAAGCTTTGCAGAGATGGTTATAAAACGAAGAATTGTCGACCATATGAGGAAGGATTATAAAAACAGGAAAGTCTATCCATTTACATATTTCCAAGATAGTGACCATAAAGATAAAAATACTATCGAAAATAAATATATGGTGGTTGATGCTAATACTTATTTTGATAATGTAGAACTCAAAGAAGAAATCGATTTATTTAAGACAAGGCTTAAAGGTTTTGGTATAAGCCTGTCTGATTTGGTTGGAAATGTCCCTAAACACACAGATTCTAAAAAACTGGCCATAAGCATTGCACGGGTTCTATCTGAAAATAAAACGTTATCGGAATTGCTTACAAAAAAGAAAACCATTCCAATGTCTGGACTGCTAAAAATAGTAAAAGTAAACCGTAAGACCATCGAAAGAAACAGAAAGTTTATCATAGCAGTATTTCTAATAATAAACAGTAAGCTAGAAGTATTGCAGGAATATGTATGCAATATAGAGAAAGGAGGAAAATAA
- a CDS encoding NAD(P)/FAD-dependent oxidoreductase: MGKVIVIGGGPAGMMAAGIAAGRGRDVILLEKNNRLGKKLLISGKGRCNITNDTDVEGLIENTPGNGNFLYSAFYTFSNQDLIDFFNQKGLSTKVERGGRVFPESDSSRDVLNTLMSFLNSNGVRINTDAAVTEILSQENKVTGVRLSDGSTLEAESVILAVGGMSYPGTGSTGDGYEMARKLGHTVTPLKPSLVPLITREEWIHDLQGLSLKNVAVSFKNNNGKVIYDDFGEMIFTHFGVSGPVILSASRHLLSYDFRNVDLILDLKPALTWEKLDERVQRDFDKYSRKQFKNSLDDLLPQKFIPVIIRLSEINPEKPVHQITKEERKKLVTLLKYLKITIVGARPIKEAIVTAGGIKTSEINPSTMESKKIGGLFMAGEVIDVDAYTGGFNLTIAFSTGYLAGLNC, from the coding sequence ATGGGTAAAGTAATAGTAATTGGGGGCGGCCCGGCAGGAATGATGGCTGCCGGTATTGCAGCCGGAAGAGGACGAGATGTCATTTTATTGGAGAAAAACAACAGGCTTGGCAAAAAGCTTCTTATATCGGGTAAAGGCAGATGCAACATTACTAATGATACGGATGTTGAAGGTTTGATAGAAAACACGCCGGGGAATGGAAACTTCCTATACTCGGCTTTTTATACGTTTTCAAATCAGGATTTGATTGATTTTTTCAATCAAAAGGGACTAAGCACCAAAGTAGAACGAGGAGGAAGAGTTTTTCCTGAATCGGATTCTTCCAGAGATGTACTGAATACGCTTATGAGTTTCCTTAATTCAAACGGTGTTAGAATAAATACAGATGCGGCAGTTACCGAAATTCTTTCACAGGAGAATAAAGTGACAGGTGTTCGCCTTTCCGACGGAAGCACTCTTGAAGCTGAATCAGTTATACTTGCGGTAGGCGGGATGTCATATCCGGGAACCGGTTCAACCGGTGATGGCTATGAAATGGCCAGAAAGCTGGGACACACAGTAACCCCGCTGAAGCCGTCACTTGTACCGCTAATCACCAGGGAAGAGTGGATTCATGATTTACAGGGATTGTCTCTTAAAAATGTGGCTGTTTCATTTAAAAATAACAATGGCAAAGTGATATATGATGATTTTGGTGAAATGATTTTTACCCATTTTGGCGTATCAGGACCTGTAATACTGAGTGCCAGCAGACATCTGCTTTCATATGATTTTAGAAATGTTGATTTGATTTTGGATTTAAAGCCAGCATTGACGTGGGAAAAATTGGATGAGAGAGTTCAAAGAGATTTTGACAAATATTCCAGAAAGCAGTTTAAAAATTCATTGGATGACTTACTTCCCCAAAAGTTTATACCTGTAATAATAAGGTTATCGGAAATCAACCCTGAAAAACCTGTGCATCAGATTACAAAGGAAGAACGAAAAAAACTTGTCACGCTTTTAAAATATCTGAAAATAACTATTGTCGGGGCAAGGCCGATAAAGGAAGCTATTGTTACGGCCGGTGGAATAAAAACAAGTGAAATAAATCCCTCAACCATGGAATCAAAAAAGATAGGCGGTTTATTCATGGCAGGTGAAGTAATTGATGTTGACGCATATACAGGAGGATTTAATCTCACTATTGCATTTTCAACAGGATACCTTGCAGGCCTAAATTGTTAA
- a CDS encoding biotin/lipoyl-containing protein → MSKYIIKVNGTPYEVEVEEVGGGRPISAAPKLRATKPGHTSAAKAAQPQAGKAGDVAAPMPGTVLKVKVAIGDEVKKGQVLLILEAMKMENEIVAPADGKVTALNVEAGKSVTAGELMVSIA, encoded by the coding sequence ATGAGTAAATATATAATAAAGGTAAACGGAACTCCTTATGAAGTAGAGGTTGAAGAAGTGGGCGGGGGAAGGCCCATTTCAGCTGCTCCAAAGCTAAGAGCTACCAAGCCGGGACATACCTCTGCTGCAAAAGCAGCACAGCCGCAGGCAGGTAAAGCAGGTGATGTTGCTGCTCCAATGCCGGGAACTGTTTTAAAGGTAAAGGTTGCTATCGGTGATGAAGTAAAGAAGGGGCAGGTACTTTTAATACTTGAAGCTATGAAAATGGAGAATGAAATAGTTGCTCCGGCTGACGGTAAAGTTACGGCGTTAAACGTCGAGGCCGGAAAGTCTGTTACTGCTGGAGAACTAATGGTGTCTATAGCCTAA
- a CDS encoding MurR/RpiR family transcriptional regulator, with translation MKNSLKNIDLLSLIQQKYDNFSKGQKLIANYISNHYDKAAYVTAAKLGEIVGVSESTVVRFAIELGFDGYPKLQKVLQELIKSKLTSVQRIEVSSNRLNEDNILKSVLQSDMDKIKITLEQIDTNKFNEIVETILESKRIFILGVRSSAPLASFLGFYFNLIFDNIRLVHTTSVSEMFEQIIKAQPGDVVIGISYPRYSKRTIKALQFAKDQGVKTIAITDSAESPVAQAANQYLLARSDMASFVDSLVAPLSLLNALIVEIGMRRKNDVYNTFEKLEKIWDEYDVYEKDDYRDEKL, from the coding sequence ATGAAAAATAGCCTTAAAAATATCGATTTATTGAGTTTAATACAACAGAAATATGATAACTTCAGCAAAGGCCAGAAGCTTATTGCTAACTATATTTCAAACCATTATGATAAGGCTGCATATGTCACCGCAGCCAAGCTTGGAGAGATAGTAGGTGTCAGTGAATCAACAGTAGTAAGGTTTGCAATTGAGTTGGGGTTTGATGGGTATCCCAAGCTGCAGAAAGTTTTACAGGAGCTTATAAAGAGCAAGCTTACTTCAGTGCAGAGAATTGAGGTATCATCAAACAGGCTCAATGAAGATAATATATTAAAGAGTGTATTGCAATCGGATATGGATAAAATAAAAATAACTCTTGAACAGATAGACACAAACAAATTTAACGAAATAGTTGAAACTATATTGGAATCAAAGAGAATATTCATTCTGGGAGTCAGAAGTTCAGCTCCTCTTGCAAGTTTTCTTGGGTTTTACTTCAATTTGATATTTGATAACATAAGACTTGTTCATACTACTAGTGTAAGTGAAATGTTTGAACAAATTATAAAGGCACAGCCCGGCGATGTTGTTATTGGAATCAGTTATCCTCGCTATTCAAAGAGGACGATAAAGGCATTACAGTTTGCAAAAGATCAAGGTGTTAAGACCATAGCCATAACTGATAGTGCAGAATCACCTGTGGCACAGGCTGCCAACCAGTATTTATTGGCAAGAAGCGATATGGCGTCCTTTGTAGATTCACTTGTCGCTCCTTTGAGTCTTTTAAATGCGTTAATAGTAGAAATAGGTATGAGAAGGAAAAATGATGTCTACAATACCTTTGAAAAGCTCGAAAAAATATGGGACGAGTATGATGTATATGAAAAAGACGATTATCGTGATGAAAAGCTGTAA
- a CDS encoding acyl-CoA carboxylase subunit beta, producing MSQIEKIQNLKNMKKTIAKGGGEEKIAKRHADGKLSARERIHLLFDENSFVEVDAFIESRCFDFGMQKKKLPGDGVVTGYGTVNGRKVFVSSQDFTVIGGSLGEMHAKKITKVMDMALKMGAPFIAINDSGGARIEEGLDALSGYGDIFYRNTLASGVIPQISVIMGPCAGGAVYSPAITDFIFMVEKTSQMFITGPQVIKSVTGEDVSVENLGGADVHTATSGVAHFKSSSEEECIEDIKRLLSFIPDNNVSDTMYYGVSDAADRLAESLNSIIPEESNKPYDMFDVIAEVVDDGDFFEVQSYFSQNIIIGFARMNGRSVGIVANQPKIMAGSLDMNAADKAARFVRFCDAFNIPVVSLTDVPAFLPGVAQEHNGIIRHGAKLLYAFSEATVPKINVILRKAYGGAYIAMNSKTIGADMVLAWPSAEIAVMGPDGAANIIFKKDIAASEDPAETRKEKIAEYRDKFSNPYVAASRGYIDDVIEPSETRVKIITALEMLDTKRENRPSKKHGNIPL from the coding sequence ATGTCACAAATTGAAAAGATACAAAATTTAAAAAACATGAAAAAAACTATAGCTAAAGGCGGCGGAGAAGAGAAAATAGCAAAAAGACACGCAGATGGAAAGCTTTCTGCCAGAGAAAGAATCCATTTGTTGTTTGATGAAAACAGTTTTGTTGAGGTAGATGCATTCATAGAATCCAGATGCTTTGACTTTGGTATGCAGAAGAAGAAACTTCCAGGTGACGGGGTTGTTACCGGTTACGGAACAGTTAATGGCAGAAAGGTCTTTGTTTCATCACAGGACTTTACTGTTATAGGCGGTTCATTGGGAGAGATGCACGCAAAGAAAATTACAAAGGTTATGGATATGGCTCTGAAAATGGGAGCACCGTTCATAGCCATTAATGATTCCGGCGGAGCTCGTATTGAGGAAGGTCTGGATGCTCTTTCAGGTTACGGAGATATTTTTTACAGGAATACTCTTGCATCAGGCGTTATTCCGCAGATATCAGTAATAATGGGGCCATGTGCAGGTGGTGCGGTATATTCCCCGGCCATAACTGATTTTATATTCATGGTGGAAAAAACAAGTCAGATGTTTATTACAGGCCCACAGGTAATAAAGTCTGTTACGGGTGAAGATGTATCAGTTGAAAATCTGGGAGGTGCAGATGTTCATACTGCTACAAGCGGTGTAGCACATTTCAAATCTTCAAGCGAAGAAGAGTGTATAGAAGATATAAAGAGGCTTTTAAGTTTTATTCCCGATAATAATGTATCAGATACTATGTACTACGGAGTGTCTGATGCTGCCGACAGATTAGCCGAAAGCCTCAACAGCATTATTCCAGAAGAGTCAAACAAGCCATATGACATGTTTGACGTAATAGCAGAAGTAGTAGATGATGGAGATTTCTTTGAAGTTCAGAGTTATTTCTCTCAGAATATAATAATCGGATTTGCAAGAATGAATGGCAGAAGTGTTGGTATTGTTGCAAACCAGCCTAAGATAATGGCAGGGTCACTAGATATGAACGCGGCTGATAAGGCGGCACGTTTCGTTCGTTTCTGTGATGCATTTAATATTCCTGTCGTTTCATTAACCGATGTACCTGCATTCCTGCCCGGGGTAGCCCAGGAGCATAACGGCATAATACGTCACGGTGCAAAACTCCTATATGCTTTCTCTGAAGCAACAGTACCAAAGATAAATGTTATTCTTAGAAAGGCATATGGAGGAGCATATATTGCTATGAACAGTAAAACAATAGGTGCCGATATGGTTTTGGCATGGCCATCAGCTGAAATTGCAGTTATGGGACCTGACGGAGCAGCAAATATTATATTTAAAAAGGATATTGCTGCGTCGGAAGATCCAGCAGAAACCAGAAAGGAAAAGATTGCGGAATATAGAGATAAATTCTCAAATCCTTATGTAGCAGCATCAAGAGGGTATATTGATGATGTTATCGAGCCTTCTGAAACCAGAGTAAAAATTATAACTGCTCTGGAAATGCTGGATACAAAGAGGGAAAACAGGCCTTCAAAAAAACATGGAAACATTCCGCTATAA
- a CDS encoding bifunctional 4-hydroxy-3-methylbut-2-enyl diphosphate reductase/30S ribosomal protein S1: MELVIANSAGFCFGVNNAVKIVFELATKSDHKIYTLGPIIHNDQVVQKLTKHGVTTIDNPEEAVAPAKVVIRAHGVGPKIIEGLKNRGLEVVDASCRYVEKIHSLVNKKYKEGYQIIIAGDKTHPEIIGINGWCDNSAFIIEDEYNVDKLPDIKKKICVVAQTTFIREKWEKIILRLNKRFENVLKFDTICNATDKRQTEAEKISKIVDMVLVIGGNNSSNTNKLYQICKTNCDNTFKIQTADDIPPVDIKKIKKIGITAGASTPDWVIKEVIHKMSELDRQDMEMSFADAFESSLVTLTTGQITKGKIIGYNNNEVFIDMGYKSDGIIPMQEFSDDPDFNPEKSLKVGDEIDVFVVRVNDGEGNVLLSKKRVDAVKGLEVIERAYENKQPVKVKITEKVNGGVIGNASGVRVFIPASQISDRFVKDLSEFVKQVLQVEIIELNKQKRKVVGSARILIEKNKEAASSLIWDSIEIGKTYKGQVKSLMDFGAFVDIGGVDGLVHLSELSWNKIRHPSEVVKVGDEIIVSVLDFDKEKKRISLGYKKQSDNPWIKAAEKYQVGNVVSGKVVRLVPFGAFVELEEGIDGLVHISQISSVRLGKPGDALKVGQQVDAKIIEFDTESKKISLSIKEVNPIDPEGAKKEESIPAAEVEELPNEHVEEMTNTIGESIKE, from the coding sequence ATGGAACTGGTTATCGCAAATTCAGCCGGATTTTGTTTCGGAGTAAATAATGCTGTTAAAATTGTTTTTGAACTGGCGACAAAATCGGATCATAAAATATATACGTTGGGTCCAATAATTCATAATGACCAGGTAGTACAAAAGCTTACAAAACACGGAGTCACCACAATAGACAACCCAGAAGAAGCGGTGGCACCTGCAAAGGTGGTTATACGAGCACACGGTGTGGGCCCAAAGATTATTGAAGGGTTAAAAAACCGTGGACTGGAGGTGGTGGATGCTTCCTGTCGTTATGTTGAAAAGATACACAGCCTGGTTAACAAGAAATACAAAGAAGGTTATCAAATAATAATTGCGGGTGACAAGACACATCCTGAAATAATAGGAATTAACGGATGGTGCGATAATAGTGCTTTTATTATTGAAGATGAGTATAATGTAGATAAACTTCCTGACATCAAAAAAAAGATATGTGTTGTTGCACAGACTACATTTATTCGTGAAAAATGGGAAAAAATTATACTTAGATTAAATAAAAGGTTTGAAAATGTTTTAAAATTTGATACAATATGTAATGCGACAGACAAAAGACAAACTGAAGCGGAAAAGATTTCTAAAATAGTTGACATGGTATTGGTTATTGGTGGAAATAATAGTTCCAATACTAACAAACTTTATCAAATTTGCAAGACAAATTGTGATAATACTTTTAAAATACAAACAGCCGATGACATTCCACCGGTTGATATAAAAAAAATTAAAAAAATTGGTATTACTGCAGGGGCGTCAACACCTGACTGGGTAATCAAGGAGGTTATTCATAAAATGAGTGAATTAGATAGACAGGATATGGAAATGAGCTTTGCTGATGCTTTTGAAAGCTCTCTAGTAACTTTGACTACGGGTCAGATTACAAAGGGTAAAATTATTGGATATAACAATAATGAAGTATTTATTGACATGGGGTACAAATCAGACGGAATTATTCCAATGCAGGAGTTTTCTGACGATCCGGACTTTAATCCTGAAAAATCACTTAAAGTTGGTGACGAGATTGACGTTTTTGTAGTAAGGGTTAACGATGGCGAAGGCAACGTTCTTCTGAGCAAGAAGAGGGTTGATGCAGTTAAAGGATTGGAAGTAATCGAAAGAGCTTATGAAAACAAGCAGCCTGTAAAGGTCAAAATTACTGAAAAGGTAAACGGCGGCGTAATTGGCAATGCAAGTGGTGTCAGAGTGTTTATTCCAGCATCACAAATCAGTGACAGATTCGTTAAGGATCTTTCTGAATTTGTAAAACAGGTTTTACAAGTTGAGATTATAGAATTAAATAAGCAGAAGAGAAAGGTAGTCGGTTCAGCAAGAATTTTAATTGAAAAGAACAAGGAAGCTGCATCCAGCCTAATATGGGATAGCATAGAAATAGGAAAGACTTACAAGGGTCAGGTAAAGAGTCTCATGGACTTTGGTGCTTTTGTTGATATCGGCGGGGTAGACGGACTTGTGCATCTTAGCGAGCTTTCATGGAACAAGATAAGGCATCCGTCAGAGGTTGTTAAGGTTGGGGATGAAATAATAGTTTCCGTACTGGACTTTGATAAGGAAAAGAAGCGTATTTCGCTTGGTTATAAGAAACAGTCAGACAACCCATGGATCAAAGCTGCGGAAAAGTATCAGGTAGGCAATGTGGTATCAGGTAAGGTTGTTAGGCTTGTACCATTTGGTGCATTTGTTGAACTGGAAGAAGGAATTGACGGATTAGTTCATATCTCACAGATTTCATCAGTTCGATTGGGTAAGCCCGGTGATGCTTTAAAGGTTGGTCAGCAGGTTGATGCAAAAATAATTGAGTTTGATACTGAATCAAAGAAAATTAGCCTGAGTATAAAGGAAGTTAATCCAATTGACCCTGAAGGGGCAAAAAAGGAAGAAAGCATTCCAGCGGCTGAAGTGGAAGAACTTCCTAATGAACATGTTGAAGAGATGACAAACACCATTGGCGAGAGCATTAAAGAATAA
- the aroH gene encoding chorismate mutase yields MAVRAVRGAITVPENTKESIWEGTKELLVEIVNRNSLKNADIISAIFTVTHDLSAAFPAVAARQIGWNDIPLMCTNEIDVPGSLEKCVRVLIHINTEKTNAEINHVYLNGAAVLRPDLVK; encoded by the coding sequence ATGGCTGTAAGAGCAGTTCGAGGAGCTATAACAGTTCCAGAAAATACAAAAGAGTCAATTTGGGAAGGAACGAAAGAGCTTCTTGTAGAAATAGTAAATAGAAATTCTTTAAAAAATGCGGATATAATAAGTGCAATTTTTACGGTTACACATGACTTGAGTGCGGCCTTTCCGGCAGTAGCTGCAAGGCAAATAGGTTGGAACGATATTCCACTGATGTGTACAAATGAAATCGATGTACCGGGCAGTCTGGAAAAATGCGTGCGTGTGTTAATTCATATAAATACTGAAAAGACTAACGCTGAAATTAACCATGTTTATCTAAATGGAGCCGCAGTGTTAAGGCCGGACTTAGTAAAATAA